A region of Micromonas commoda chromosome 4, complete sequence DNA encodes the following proteins:
- a CDS encoding predicted protein, giving the protein MRREYGALDGDADPPGPSSSSGGGGWPSWWRLRRQRGGALGGFASFFGGTRESVSVANCLMEMQAAVVVSACVATLSAGLFHRDPAVKVDPSLPWSAQGSHAGANSPTFVSLVHVMAHGGYVLAAPVVGVGVELLGFPVVTALAAALCPLVASGYAAVDFTAVSRGLVRARLLAGAWKATHELSTASGNAVAFTPAASAQAFGRQAAVWSVVSVAAPFAISLLVPTLGVPGVFIALSATGFVVFCAATILVLTPWMAAGGDLPPRAPCLNVLSEEEDGDGDERSAPGDERSAPGDGGEGGEGGIVSNEAKKKAAGLSLAAASSRDLSPRSTPTESSWASTCVSMLRDPETRCVIAVSAAMGAAEYSVAGAVMMLLSGVMSFDASGCAMFLALRELPDVAVQLSATAYLRVVSVPGTFAAGLALAAGATAALAALGEVAGEGAPGGVDRRLVFAAGCAHGLGVGAVKVAALPAMSQLVEDRHGGMFGVGLGAQGFAQKLAGGAVGMVGLAVLIEVAGFTKALATFAAALAVSACGAWWFARGIALRFEGLEEA; this is encoded by the coding sequence ATGCGGCGGGAGTACGGGGCtctggacggcgacgcggatccGCCCGggccatcctcctcctccggcggaggaggctggcCGTCGTGGTGGCGCCTGCGacggcagcgcggcggggcgctcgggggattcgcctccttcttcggcgGCACCAGGGagtccgtctccgtcgccaaCTGCCTGATGGAGATGCAggcggccgtcgtcgtcagcgcgtgcgtcgcgacccTCTCCGCCGGGCTGTTCCACCGCGACCCCGCGGTGAAGGTCGATCCGTCCCTGCCGTGGTCCGCGCAGGGTTCCCACGCGGGCGCCAACTCCCCGACGTTCGTCTCCTTAGTGCACGTCATGGCGCACGGAGGGtacgtgctcgccgcgcccgtcgtcggcgtcggcgtggaacTCCTCGGCTTccccgtcgtcaccgcgctcgccgccgcgctctgcCCGCTCGTGGCGTCGGggtacgccgccgtggacttcaccgccgtctcccgcggcctcgtgcgcgcgagacttctcgccggcgcgtggAAAGCCACGCATGAGctgtccaccgcgagcggcaACGCGGTCGCGTttacccccgcggcgtccgcgcaggCGTTCGGGCGTCAAGCCGCGGTGTGGTCCGTcgtcagcgtcgcggcgccgttcgcgatTTCGCTGCTCGTGCCCACGCTTGGGGTACCCGGGGTGTTCATCGCGTTGTCCGCGACGGGATTCGTCGTGTTTTGCGCTGCGACGATTTTGGTGTTGACGCCGTggatggcggcggggggcgacctcccgccgagggcgccgtgtTTGAACGTCCTCTCGGAGGAAGAAGACGGCGATGGTGATGAAaggtcggcacccggggatgaaaggtcggcacccggggacggcggggagggcgGGGAGGGGGGCATCGTCTCCAacgaggcgaagaagaaggctgcggggctctccctcgcggcggcttcgtcccGGGACCTTTCgcctcgctcgacgccgacggaatcgtcgtgggcgtcgacgtgcgtCTCGATGCTGAGGGACCCCGAGACGCGGTGCGTCATCGCCGTGAGCGCCGccatgggcgccgcggagtactccgtcgccggcgcggtcatGATGCTCCTGTCCGGGGTGATGTCTTTCGACGCGTCGGGATGCGCGATGTTCCTGGCGCTCCGGGAGCTcccggacgtcgccgtgcagctctccgcgacggcgtaccTTCGCGTCGTGTCCGTGCCGGggacgttcgccgcggggctcgcgctcgcggcgggcgcgacggcggcgctcgcggcgctcggggaggttgcgggcgagggagctcccggcggcgtcgacagGCGGCTGGTGTTCGCCGCGGGATGCGCGCACGGgctgggcgtcggcgccgtcaaAGTCGCGGCGCTTCCCGCGATGAGCCAGCTCGTGGAGGACCGGCACGGCGGGATGTTCGGGGTGGGCTTGGGGGCGCAGGGGTTCGCGCagaagctcgcgggcggggcggtcggGATGGTGGGCCTCGCCGTTTTGATCGAAGTCGCGGGATTCacgaaggcgctcgcgacgtttgcggcggcgctggcggttAGCGCGTGTGGGGCGTGGTGGTTCGCGCGAGGGATTGCGCTCAGGTTCGAGGGTTTGGAGGAGGCGTGA
- a CDS encoding predicted protein, with protein sequence MRRGFLVDPRARRGPARSSHSSPARAQPRGLTPWVRVPTRSMATGGNNVDIERRKANARAVRAVPIRVILVSKGGGKDMDNACGEWSGRIGRYAPFDEITVKTNPKNAKDPKAQMEGEGERVMKHIDSRDLVVLMDERGKDLTSEALAELVAEAGDGGYGGLVFAVGGPFGHGAAVRERADRTIRLSSMVMNHQVARLVLLEQIYRAWTILKGEPYHH encoded by the coding sequence atgcgccgcgggttcctcgtcgatccccgcgcccgtcgcggacccgcgcgctcgtcgcactcgtcgccggcccGTGCGCAACCCCGCGGGCTCACGCCGTGGGtccgggtgccgacgcggtcgatggcgacgggcgggaaCAACGTGGACATCGAGCGTCGCAAGgcgaacgcccgcgccgttcgcgccgtgcCCATCAGGGTCATACTGGTCAGCAAGGGCGGGGGCAAGGACATGGACAACGCGTGCGGGGAGTGGAGCGGTCGCATCGGCCGATACGCCCCGTTCGACGAGATAACCGTCAAGACGAACCCGAAAAACGCGAAGGATCCGAAGGCGCAGatggagggcgagggcgagcgcgtgatGAAACACATAGACTCGCGGGACCTCGTCGTGCTCATGGACGAGAGGGGGAAGGACCTCACCtcggaggcgctggcggagctcgtcgcggaggctggcgacggcggctacGGAGGATTGGtgttcgccgtcggcggtccGTTtgggcacggcgccgcggtgagggagcgcgcggatcgGACCATCAGGCTGAGCTCGATGGTGATGAACCACCAGGTGGCGAGGTTGGTGCTGCTCGAGCAGATTTACAGGGCGTGGACCATACTCAAGGGGGAGCCGTACCATCATTAG
- a CDS encoding predicted protein, with product MSSTARASHALCARTCRFLSGRTASRPGLSSASQAAAAAERAGGSPAHRGRRGWQWRAVRARLDVAVRPDTYREELDVKIERARSHFAAAPAPAPTPEVPHPKPLEEIHLPPTEVHESARSNFRMRAEFRVWHDGDRSYLAMFDSDDPKTPIEVPSFPMGSEKINELMPAFIEEIGRSEVIRRKLFQVNFLTTMKGDALISMLYHKPVKTDEWELEAEKMRQRLGVSIIGRSRKQKVVLGNDYVMEEIEVDGRVLTYKQLEGGFTQPNAGISAKMLEWARSAAVSDSADAVGEAAAPARRNDDLLELYCGNGNFTIAMAPMFRAVLATEVSKVSVAAAKLNADANGAGNVAFARLSSEELTLALDQGKQFARLDDVPPLESYDLRTVLVDPPRAGMGEEVSTFVSRFDRIVYISCNPETLAADVRTLRDTHEVARFAAFDQFPYTPHLECGALLIAKGR from the exons cgcgggaggatcgcccgcccaccgcgggcgacgcggatggcagtggcgcgccgtccgcgccaggctcgacgtcgcggtccGGCCGGACACCTATCGAGAGGAGCTGGACGTCaagatcgagcgcgcgcgctcgcacttcgccgccgcgcccgcgccagccCCGACGCCCGAAGTGCCGCACCCTAAACCCCTCGAGGAGATCCACCTGCCCCCGACCGAGGTGCACGAGTCCGCGCGCTCCAACTTCCGCATGCGCGCGGAATTCCGGGTGTggcacgacggcgaccgTTCCTACCTCGCCATGTTCGACAGCGACGACCCGAAGACCCCGATCGAGGTGCCGTCGTTCCCGATGGGCTCCGAGAAGATCAACGAGCTCATGCCGGCGTTCATCGAAGAGATCGGCAGGTCCGAGGTGATCCGCCGGAAGCTCTTCCAGGTGAACTTCCTGACCACCATgaagggcgacgcgctcatcaGCATGCTGTACCACAAGCCGGTCAAGACGGACGAGTGGGAACTGGAGGCTGAGAAGATGAGACAGCGACTGGGAGTGTCAATCATCGGCAGAAGCAGAAAACAAAAG GTTGTCCTCGGAAACGACTACGTCatggaggagatcgaggtCGACGGCCGCGTGTTGACGTACAAACAGCTCGAAGGTGGCTTCACGCAGCCCAACGCCGGGATCAGCGCCAAGATGCTGGAGTGGGCGAGATCGGCGGCTGTGTCGGACTctgccgacgccgtcggcgaggcagccgcgcccgcgcgcaggaACGACGACCTCCTGGAGCTGTACTGCGGCAACGGCAACTTCACCATCGCGATGGCGCCCATGTTTCGCGCCGTCCTGGCCACGGAGGTGAGCAAGGTttcggtggcggcggcgaagctcaACGCCGACGCAAACGGCGCGGGGAACGTTGCCTTCGCCAGGCTCTCCAGCGAGGAGCTCACGCTGGCGCTGGACCAGGGAAAACAATTCGCCCGCCTGGACGACGTACCCCCGCTGGAGTCCTACGACCTGCGGACCGTGCTCGTGGACCCGCCGAGAGCCGGgatgggcgaggaggtgagCACGTTCGTGTCTCGCTTTGACCGGATAGTGTACATATCGTGCAACCCGGAGactctcgccgcggacgtgagGACGCTTCGCGACACGCACGAGGTGGCGCGattcgccgcgttcgaccaGTTTCCGTACACCCCGCACCTCGAGTGCGGCGCGCTGCTCATCGCCAAGGGGAGGTGA
- a CDS encoding major facilitator superfamily, with protein sequence MQYVGSPQTTFRFGSTPTRSMSISSLASMAESAEEPEDGDHGETAAHYFSRRFSVGSFHQRRRSGSVQSLSSMDGARAGSVGNSLSILGSSAEGHHRARPPRPGRAQSARGGMLSESLGRQHSSRSVSQSPTSSNPTSPHHSNVNLPHVAGHPRAAPFERRSSLGRAGYSPETRVVGFGAGSTITTSPGRSLNAEEAETTRAQRAYLGASDDGDGDGDGDGDEESAPGSHGGGGRGKGKRARGGDDVNSVHSDAEATDSPMNDDAYETASDFFPQPSVKSAGALVSLLHCVSFTSALIIAAPLPLLPRAVDHLGYGPGWTGAIFGAFAVGTVAATKAFNSFTNADGGRAALMIVGLFLQGAAGMLFGVAGELGFSDPADVLCMFFACRALVGVGVATTHLAVYAAINGSMGSDPARLKRTLKVNELFVALGFAAAGPLVSWLSIVGDSYDAGASGASGDSNNTGASAAGSGTTLGGNNPNGSATYLGMGGFRLPFQVTGFLVLGNAVWLAGDPGCLAAGTRREWLDALLDEEFESVEARAAELSADRAERGEGGADGGAESIGRRDGGGGRDAGTEVSTENAVTSRRRLLGSPRLVAVGGALFLACVAFGFVQPMLSLYLVDHRGFDAMENGWAQFAVAGGYLVGLLAADVERERDWISAETLTAAGVFVAGCSVAAIGAADALSDVTLFVTLAVFGVANAHVLAPALEGMKRAASDAMGPGAAVTEGAVRLYNVFQDAGQVLGPLVGGLACAGAGFEGAAGVLGAAVCLYGVLALSYAASRARPASLDGGPAGVGPVTAVTASRRLPRPAKSDASLDERLLGYDYDGSAESSMS encoded by the coding sequence ATGCAGTACGTTGGCTCGCCGCAGACCACGTTCCGGTTCGGGTCCACCCCGACCCGGTCCATGTCCATCTCCTCGCTGGCGTCCATggcggagagcgccgaggagcccgaggacggcgaccacggcgagaccgccgcgcacTACTTCAGCCGAAGGTTCAGCGTCGGGTCGTTCCACCAGAGGCGTCGTTCGGGGTCCGTGCAGTCGCTCTCGTCCAtggacggcgcccgcgcgggcaGCGTGGGGAACAGCCTGAGCATCCTCGGGTCCAGCGCGGAGGGACACCACAGGGCccggcccccgcgcccgggccgCGCCCAatccgcgcgaggcgggatGCTCAGCGAGAGCCTCGGCCGGCAGCACTCCAGCCGGAGCGTCTCGCAGTCGCCCACGTCGTCTAACCCCACGTCCCCGCATCACTCCAACGTCAACCTcccgcacgtcgccggccacccccgcgcggcgcccttcgagcggcggtcgtccttgggacgcgcggggtaCTCGCCGGAGACTCGAGTCGTGGGTTTcggcgcgggatcgacgATTACAACGTCCCCGGGCCGGTCGCTtaacgcggaggaggcggagacgacgcgggcgcagCGGGCGtacctcggcgcgtccgacgacggggacggggacggggacggggacggggacgaagagtcggcacccgggtcccacggcggaggaggaagggGAAAGGGAAAGAGAGCGCGGGGAGGGGACGACGTGAACTCCGTACATTCCGACGCCGAAGCGACGGACTCGCcgatgaacgacgacgcgtacgaGACGGCGTCGGACTTTTTCCCGCAGCCGAGCGTCAAATCCGCGGGCGCCTTGGTGTCGCTGCTGCACTGCGTGTCGTTCACCAGCGCGCtgatcatcgccgcgccgctcccgctTCTGCCGCGAGCCGTGGACCACCTCGGGTACGGGCCCGGGTGGACGGGCGCGATCTTCGGCGCCTTCGCGGTGGGCACCGTGGCCGCGACCAAGGCGTTCAACAGCTTCAccaacgccgacggcgggcgcgcggcgctgatgATCGTCGGCCTCTTCCtgcagggcgccgcggggatgcTCTTCGGGGTGGCCGGGGAGCTGGGTTTCTCggaccccgccgacgtcttGTGCATGTTCTTCGCGTGCAGAGCGTTGGTGGGCGtcggggtggcgacgacgcacctCGCGGTGTACGCCGCCATCAACGGGAGCATGGGATCCGACCCGGCGCGGTTGAAGCGGACGCTCAAGGTGAACGAGTTGTTCGTGGCGTtggggttcgcggcggccgggccGTTGGTGTCGTGGCTATCAATCGTCGGAGACTCGTATGACGCCGGAGCATCCGGAGCATCCGGAGACTCGAACAACACCGgagcatccgccgccggctcgggAACGACTCTCGGCGGGAACAACCCCAACGGGAGCGCGACGTACCTCGGCATGGGCGGGTTCAGGCTTCCGTTCCAGGTGACGGGTTTTTTGGTGCTGGGTAACGCGGTGTGGCTGGCGGGGGACCCCgggtgcctcgccgcgggcaccaGGCGCGAGTGGCTGGACGCGCTCTTGGACGAGGAATTCGAGAGCGTCGAGGCTCGAGCCGCGGAGCTCAGCGCAGACAGGGCGGAGCGGggcgaggggggtgccgatgggggtgccgagtcgatcggacgacgcgacggcggcggcgggagggacgCCGGGACGGAAGTCTCGACGGAGaacgcggtgacgtcgcggcgccgactccTCGGCTCTCCTcgactcgtcgccgtcggcggcgccctattcctcgcgtgcgtcgccttCGGCTTCGTCCAGCCGATGCTCTCGCTGTACCTCGTGGACCACCGGGGgttcgacgcgatggagaaCGGATGGGCACAGTTCGCCGTGGCGGGCGGGTACTTGgtcggcctcctcgccgccgacgtcgagcgcgagcgcgattgGATCTCCGCCGAGACGCtaaccgcggcgggcgtcttcgtcgccggaTGTTCCGTCGCGGcaatcggcgcggcggacgccctcTCCGACGTGACGCTCTTCGTGACGCTCGCCGTCTTtggcgtcgcgaacgcgcacgttctcgcgcccgcgctcgaggggaTGAAACGGGCTgcgtccgacgcgatgggtcccggcgccgccgtcaccgagGGCGCGGTTCGGCTGTACAACGTGTTCCAGGACGCCGGACAGGTGTTGGGGCCGTTGGTGGGGGGTTTGgcgtgcgcgggcgcggggttcgagggggcggcgggagtgctgggcgcggcggtgtgcCTCTACGGCGTGCTCGCGTTGAGctacgcggcgtcgcgggctcgGCCGGCGTCGCTGGACGGGGGCCCGGCGGGAGTCGGTCCCGTAACGGCTGTAACGGCGAGCCGGCGGCTTCCCCGGCCCGCAAAGTCGGATGCTtccctcgacgagcgcctgctcGGGTACGACTACGACGGGAGCGCGGAGTCGAGCATGAGCTAA
- a CDS encoding predicted protein has product MAILTAVGAAGAILKRPMFAFFFVTSLSMVYGGLLLVPNTYAFCALFVIFPLVRQLVFSTFFSYCASVFGYGAFGRISGVASTLAGTIQLSMSPFIGVVEEGGRWPFPDDMDLASRWRAADVFLGCVPVFLLVAPVYYMSRSAPSSRDGDDFDEAEKYSEAEEPLLSGDDRDPEAGINVAVPRSASHMSINRMHRIGSHVSSVGSVRDKWEIYASVGSGAMGVSPASFAPVGSWMAGRGERAGVDAGSGSGTRSALAGSAENGRQRRHSGFRSDSEEE; this is encoded by the coding sequence ATGGCGATACTGACGGCCGTcggagccgcgggcgcgattcTCAAGAGGCCGATGTTTGCGTTTTTCTTCGTCACCAGCCTCTCCATGGTGTACGGAGGACTGCTCCTCGTGCCCAACACCTACGCGTTCTGCGCGCTGTTCGTGATATTCCCGCTCGTCAGGCAGCTGGTGTTCAGCACCTTCTTCAGCTACTGCGCCTCCGTGTTTGGCTACGGCGCTTTCGGCAGGAtcagcggcgtcgcgtccacgctgGCCGGGACGATCCAACTCTCGATGTCGCCGTtcatcggcgtcgtggaggagggcggtCGGTGGCCGTTCCCGGATGACATggacctcgcgtcgcgttggcgcgcggcggacgtgtTCCTCGGGTGCGTCCCCGTGTTTttgctcgtcgcgcccgtgtATTACATGTCCagaagcgcgccgagctcgcgcgacggggacgacttcgacgaggCTGAGAAATACTcagaggcggaggagcccCTCCTGTCCGGGGACGATCGCGATCCCGAGGCGGGCAtcaacgtcgccgtcccgaggagcgcgtcgcacATGTCCATCAACAGGATGCACCGCATCGGCTCGCACGTCTCGTCCGTCGGGTCCGTGCGGGACAAGTGGGAGATTTACGCCAGCGTGGGCTCGGGGGCGATGGGAgtctcgcccgcgtcttTTGCGCCGGTGGGGTCGTGGATggccggccgcggcgaacgcgcgggcgtggacgcggggtcggggtcggggaCGAGGTCGGCGCTGGCGGGAAGCGCGGAGAAcgggcggcagcggcgacaCTCGGGGTTCAGGTCCGATTCGGAGGAAGAGTGA
- a CDS encoding predicted protein: protein MPPKKKREVEEGGVADLPAADEAGDGTRDSNDDAIEATTPAKKKPAKKKPKVELPDVIPQSDAPRAEPPGSTPPGAKRFKAISWNVAGLRALLDKNSHTLRRIADVESPDVICVQEHKLQDVHVNDAVRRLGEILPEYRTVKFAVSTAKKGYSGLLSVVEGMGDFRCGYTDEGRVLTLEFDAFTMVFTYVPNSGQKLERLEYRLKKWDVDFRAYLAHLDGETRGKPVIVGGDLNVGHLDEDIYNVDAPHTKKQCGLTPEERSSWTRTLESVKLVDTFRAFHPNARGWYSYWSGRAGNKPRNRGLRLDYFAASERIMSSGRDGGGVRVVDSFVLDKLVAEASDHAPVGITLALD, encoded by the exons AtgccgccgaagaagaagcgcgaggtggaggagggcggcgtcgccgacctccccgcggcggacgaagCCGGAGACGGCACCCGAGATtcaaacgacgacgcgatcgaggcgacgacgcccgcgaagaagaagcccgcgaagaagaagcccaAGGTTGAGCTCCCGGACGTCATCCCCCAgtccgacgcgccccgcgccgaacccCCGGGCTCGACCCCGCCGGGCGCTAAGCGTTTCAAGGCCATCTCCTGGAACGTCGCCGGTCTCAGAGCTCTGCTCGACAAGAACTCGCACACGCTCAGgcgcatcgccgacgtcgagagCCCCGACGTCATCTGCGTCCAGGAGCACAAGCTGCAGGACGTGCACGTGAACGACGCGGTGAGAAGGCTGGGGGAGATACTGCCCGAGTATCGCACGGTCAAGTTCGCGGTGTCCACGGCCAAGAAGGGATacagcggc CTGCTAAGTGTCGTGGAGGGCATGGGCGACTTTCGTTGCGGGTACACGGACGAAGGGAGGGTGCTGACCCTGGAGTTCGACGCGTTCACCATGGTGTTCACGTACGTGCCCAACAGCGGACAGAAACTCGAACGGCTGGAGTACAGGCTTAAGAAATGGGACGTCGACTTCAGGGCGTACCTGGCACACCTCGACGGGGAGACGAGGGGAAAGCcggtcatcgtcggcggcgacctcaaCGTCGGGCACCTCGACGAAGACATCTacaacgtcgacgcgccgcacACGAAGAAGCAGTGCGGCCTAACCCCGGAGGAGCGTTCGAGCTGGACGCGAACGCTGGAGTCGGTAAAGTTGGTGGACACGTTCCGGGCGTTTcacccgaacgcgcgcgggtggtaCTCGTACTGGAgcggccgcgcggggaaCAAGCCGAGGAACCGGGGGTTGCGACTGGATTacttcgcggcgagcgagcgcaTCATGTCATCGGGACGTGATGGGGGCGGGGTTCGGGTGGTGGACTCGTTCGTGCTGGACAAGCtggtggcggaggcgtcggacCACGCGCCGGTGGGGATCACCCTGGCGCTGGATTAA